Proteins co-encoded in one Haloarcula sp. DT43 genomic window:
- a CDS encoding DUF7089 family protein: MFTERSLSGELPAVREAYAPETLVLNCDRDFETLDPAVAEELLLVTDGLDQISYDGAWLPTTAPEVLQQYIGGDLTIGMPGDGGVAWTRQTEPPCVFVKPRLETSPDAFVSFLVAEALVEVGLDEPEHFLGFFREQYPAFVTATEGHLDANARYQLAAALYTAYLGLQTRPAFAGWADDFPDLHAAWDDAGKRLQPRLDDLPSEIAQGRTEFAAAAELACSGVKHGLDLPAPFAALDTDAYLDHGADYAVQWAETTFEKME, from the coding sequence ATGTTCACCGAGCGTTCACTGTCCGGCGAACTGCCGGCAGTACGTGAGGCCTACGCCCCGGAGACGCTCGTACTGAACTGCGACCGCGACTTCGAGACGCTGGACCCGGCCGTCGCCGAGGAACTCCTGCTGGTGACCGACGGGCTCGACCAGATTTCCTACGACGGCGCGTGGCTGCCGACCACGGCCCCGGAAGTGTTACAGCAGTACATCGGCGGCGACCTGACCATCGGGATGCCGGGCGACGGCGGCGTCGCCTGGACGCGCCAGACGGAGCCCCCCTGCGTGTTCGTCAAGCCGCGACTGGAGACCTCGCCGGACGCTTTCGTCTCGTTTCTCGTCGCCGAGGCGCTGGTCGAGGTCGGCCTCGACGAGCCCGAACACTTCCTCGGCTTCTTCCGCGAGCAGTACCCGGCGTTCGTGACTGCCACCGAGGGCCACCTCGACGCCAACGCCCGGTACCAGCTCGCGGCGGCCCTCTACACCGCGTATCTCGGCCTCCAGACCCGTCCGGCGTTCGCCGGCTGGGCCGACGACTTCCCGGACCTGCACGCGGCGTGGGACGACGCCGGGAAGCGCCTCCAGCCCCGGCTCGACGACCTCCCGAGCGAAATCGCGCAGGGCCGGACGGAGTTCGCCGCGGCCGCCGAACTCGCCTGCAGCGGCGTCAAACACGGGCTCGACCTGCCCGCACCGTTCGCCGCGCTCGACACCGACGCCTACCTCGACCACGGCGCGGACTACGCCGTCCAGTGGGCCGAGACGACCTTCGAGAAGATGGAGTGA
- a CDS encoding ORC1-type DNA replication protein, whose protein sequence is MSDDPEDRMLGWDESVFRDEHVFEIDWLPETFKHRDTQMETLKYALRPAVRGSRPLNVIARGPPGTGKTTAVQILFDELTAQTDVKTVRVNCQMDSTRYAVFSRLFAEIFDYEPPSSGISFKKLFSQITDKLVEEDEVLVVALDDVNYLFYESEASDTLYSLLRAHEAHSGAKIGVICVSSDLDLDVIDALDTRVQSVFRPEEVYFNTYGQAEIADILGERVDRGFNEGIVGPTVLDRVAELTEEQGGDLRVGIDLLRRAGMNAEMRASRSVETEDVEAAYDKSKYVHLSRRLRELSDSETALVEVIAAHDGQQAGDIYDAFSAQTDLGYTRYSEIINKLDQLDIIDAEYTDVEGRGRSRELTLNYDADAVLERL, encoded by the coding sequence ATGAGCGACGACCCCGAGGACCGGATGCTCGGCTGGGACGAGTCCGTCTTTCGGGACGAACACGTCTTCGAAATCGACTGGCTCCCGGAGACGTTCAAACACCGGGACACGCAGATGGAGACGCTGAAATACGCGCTCCGGCCGGCCGTCCGGGGATCGCGCCCGCTCAACGTCATCGCCCGCGGGCCGCCGGGGACGGGGAAGACCACCGCCGTCCAGATTCTGTTCGACGAACTCACCGCCCAGACGGACGTGAAAACCGTCCGGGTGAACTGCCAGATGGACTCGACGCGCTACGCCGTCTTCTCGCGGCTGTTCGCCGAGATATTCGACTACGAGCCGCCGTCCTCGGGCATCTCCTTCAAGAAGCTGTTCTCCCAGATTACCGACAAACTGGTCGAGGAAGACGAGGTGCTCGTCGTCGCCCTGGACGACGTGAACTACCTGTTCTACGAGAGCGAGGCCAGCGACACGCTGTACTCGCTGTTGCGCGCCCACGAGGCCCACTCCGGCGCGAAAATCGGCGTCATCTGCGTCTCCTCGGACCTCGACCTGGACGTCATCGACGCGCTCGACACCCGCGTCCAGTCCGTGTTCCGCCCCGAGGAAGTGTACTTCAACACCTACGGCCAGGCCGAAATCGCGGACATCCTCGGCGAGCGCGTCGACCGGGGGTTCAACGAGGGCATCGTCGGTCCCACGGTGCTCGACCGCGTCGCCGAACTGACCGAAGAGCAGGGCGGAGACCTCCGGGTCGGCATCGACCTCCTGCGCCGGGCCGGGATGAACGCCGAGATGCGGGCCTCCCGTTCGGTCGAGACTGAGGACGTGGAGGCAGCCTACGACAAGTCCAAGTACGTCCACCTCTCCAGGCGGCTGCGGGAGCTGTCCGACTCCGAGACCGCGCTCGTCGAGGTTATCGCCGCCCACGACGGCCAGCAGGCCGGCGACATCTACGACGCCTTCTCCGCGCAGACGGACCTGGGCTACACCCGCTACTCCGAGATAATCAACAAGCTCGACCAACTGGACATCATCGACGCCGAGTACACCGACGTCGAGGGCCGGGGCCGCTCGCGGGAGCTGACGCTCAACTACGACGCCGACGCGGTGCTGGAGCGGCTGTAA
- a CDS encoding MATE family efflux transporter, translating to MSNGGPLRRLLTAFPAMLASAGLVDRKKATAATDLAAPVMVTGGLRILLRLADFLMVGLALGDAAIAGLELGFQYYFVGFGLSLAVSSGTISVVSRLQGADQPERANLAVKQSLWLALLVSLPLSALCWRYPELLVGVLTDDAATIRFGATYLAIVMLSLAPRFWSMVAARALAGSADTKTPMYVRLLTLPTNVALNAVLIFGVGPFPELGIAGAAWGTAVANTLAAVIFLGLLLSGRYVVTLRPGGPQFSADLVREIVRVALPLTGMRLLQTFARFPFLFILGVLGTPTLAAYAIGRRVMLLALMPAWGYATAASTLVGQSLGAGDESEATAYGWQTLRVALAVQLVAALLLMAFARPIVALFGTAYPDLAAAFVRVFGLLVAGFSISRTMRGSLRGAGDTRWPLYGTVLGGYCYRLPVAALALPSSFVVTVPVVGITVSPGLGLGLPAVFAALVGDFYLKAAVNAGRFWSGGWRDVARQAGVGGADD from the coding sequence ATGTCGAACGGTGGACCCCTGCGCCGTCTGCTGACCGCGTTTCCCGCGATGCTCGCCAGCGCGGGACTCGTCGACCGGAAGAAGGCGACCGCCGCGACCGACCTCGCCGCGCCGGTGATGGTCACCGGCGGCCTCCGCATCCTGCTTCGGCTCGCCGACTTCCTGATGGTCGGCCTGGCGCTCGGCGACGCGGCCATCGCCGGCCTCGAACTCGGCTTCCAGTACTACTTCGTCGGGTTCGGGCTCTCGCTGGCCGTCTCCTCGGGGACGATTAGCGTCGTCTCGCGGCTCCAGGGAGCCGACCAGCCCGAGCGGGCGAACCTCGCCGTCAAGCAGTCGCTGTGGCTCGCGCTGCTCGTCTCTCTACCGCTGTCGGCGCTGTGCTGGCGCTATCCGGAGCTGCTGGTGGGCGTGCTCACCGACGACGCGGCGACCATCCGCTTCGGCGCGACGTATCTCGCCATCGTGATGCTGTCGCTGGCCCCGCGGTTCTGGAGCATGGTCGCCGCCCGCGCGCTGGCCGGCAGCGCGGACACGAAGACGCCGATGTACGTCCGCCTGCTCACGCTGCCGACGAACGTGGCGCTCAACGCCGTCCTCATCTTCGGCGTCGGCCCGTTTCCCGAACTCGGCATCGCCGGCGCGGCGTGGGGCACGGCCGTTGCCAACACGCTCGCGGCAGTGATATTCCTCGGCCTGCTGCTGTCGGGGCGGTACGTCGTCACGCTCCGGCCCGGCGGCCCGCAGTTCAGCGCCGACCTCGTGCGCGAAATCGTCCGCGTCGCCCTCCCGCTGACCGGGATGCGCCTGCTCCAGACGTTCGCCCGCTTCCCGTTCCTGTTCATCCTCGGCGTGCTGGGGACGCCGACGCTCGCGGCCTACGCCATCGGCCGCCGCGTGATGCTGCTGGCGCTGATGCCGGCGTGGGGGTACGCGACCGCCGCGTCGACGCTGGTCGGGCAGTCCCTGGGGGCCGGCGACGAGAGCGAGGCGACGGCCTACGGCTGGCAGACGCTCCGGGTGGCGCTGGCCGTCCAGCTCGTCGCGGCGCTCCTGCTGATGGCCTTCGCTCGCCCCATCGTCGCCCTGTTCGGGACCGCCTACCCCGACCTGGCGGCGGCGTTCGTCCGCGTGTTCGGCCTGCTCGTCGCCGGTTTCTCGATTTCGCGGACGATGCGGGGGAGCCTGCGGGGGGCTGGCGACACCCGCTGGCCGCTGTACGGGACGGTACTAGGTGGCTACTGCTACCGGCTCCCCGTCGCCGCCCTCGCCCTGCCGTCGTCGTTCGTCGTGACGGTGCCGGTCGTCGGTATCACCGTCTCGCCGGGGCTCGGCCTCGGGCTTCCGGCGGTGTTCGCCGCGCTCGTGGGCGACTTCTACCTGAAGGCCGCGGTCAACGCGGGCCGGTTCTGGTCCGGTGGGTGGCGTGACGTGGCCAGGCAGGCGGGCGTGGGTGGGGCCGACGACTGA
- a CDS encoding ATP-dependent DNA helicase — protein MDVADLPGVPEWLPDHLRDDGIEELYPPQAEAVEAGVTEGENLVASIPTASGKTLIAELAMLSSVARGGKALYIVPLRALASEKQADFEEFEQYGLDVGVSTGNYESEGGWLADKDIVVATSEKVDSLVRNDAPWIEDLTCVVTDEVHLVDDGERGPTLEVTLAKLRRLNPDLQTVALSATIGNAEALATWLDAGLVDSDWRPIDLQKGVHYGQALHLEDGSQQRLSVRNNEKPTAAIVRDTLEDDGSTLVFVNSRRNAEAAAGRLANTVRPHLTDEERTKLADIAEEIRDVSDTETSDDLADAVADGAAFHHAGLSRGHRELVEAAFRDRLVKVVCATPTLAAGVNTPSRRVVVRDWRRYDGSAGGMAPLSVLEVHQMMGRAGRPGLDPYGEAVLIANSHDEVDELFERYVWADPEPVRSKLAAEPALRTHILATVASGFARSRSGLLEFLEQTLYASQTDEGGQLERVVDDVLTYLQRNDFLEIENGELDATSLGHTVSRLYLDPMSAAEIVDGLRDWERRGGRSSPDGDRATTPAESGFTTASELAEDADGGDADPGDIPALGLYHLVSRTPDMYQLYLRSGDREDYEMELFEREAELLGPTPSEYEEGRFEDWLSALKTARLLEDWATEIDEATITDRYGVGPGDIRGKVETAQWLLGAAESLASEVDLDAARAISEARIRVEHGVREELVDLAGVRGVGRKRARRLFQAGITDRAELRDADKSVVLAALRGRRKTAENVLENAGHRDPSMEGVEPAQDVSVDLDDGETDTNGDTTADDDQSSLGDF, from the coding sequence ATGGACGTTGCGGACCTGCCGGGCGTGCCCGAGTGGCTCCCGGACCACCTTCGCGACGACGGCATCGAGGAGCTGTATCCGCCCCAGGCCGAGGCCGTCGAGGCCGGCGTCACCGAGGGGGAGAACCTGGTCGCGTCGATTCCGACGGCCAGCGGCAAGACCCTCATCGCCGAGCTAGCGATGCTCTCGTCGGTCGCCCGCGGCGGCAAGGCGCTGTACATCGTTCCGCTGCGGGCGCTGGCCAGCGAGAAGCAGGCCGACTTCGAGGAGTTCGAGCAGTACGGCCTCGACGTCGGCGTCTCGACGGGCAACTACGAGTCCGAGGGCGGGTGGCTCGCGGACAAGGACATCGTCGTCGCCACCAGCGAGAAGGTCGACTCGCTCGTGCGCAACGACGCCCCCTGGATAGAGGACCTCACCTGCGTCGTCACCGACGAGGTCCACCTCGTCGACGACGGCGAGCGCGGGCCGACGCTGGAGGTGACGCTGGCGAAGCTCCGCCGGCTCAACCCCGACCTGCAGACGGTGGCGCTGTCGGCGACCATCGGCAACGCCGAGGCGCTGGCGACGTGGCTCGACGCTGGTCTCGTCGATTCGGACTGGCGGCCCATCGACCTCCAGAAGGGGGTCCACTACGGGCAGGCGCTACACCTCGAAGACGGCAGCCAGCAGCGCCTCTCGGTGCGGAACAACGAGAAGCCGACCGCGGCCATCGTCCGCGACACGCTGGAAGACGACGGGTCGACGCTGGTGTTCGTCAACTCCCGTCGCAATGCCGAGGCGGCGGCAGGCCGGCTGGCAAACACCGTCCGGCCCCACCTTACTGACGAGGAGCGGACCAAGCTGGCCGACATCGCGGAGGAAATCCGCGACGTGAGTGACACGGAGACCAGCGACGACCTCGCGGACGCCGTCGCCGACGGGGCGGCGTTCCACCACGCCGGCCTCTCGCGGGGTCACCGCGAACTCGTCGAGGCGGCCTTCCGGGACCGGCTGGTGAAGGTCGTCTGCGCGACGCCGACGCTCGCCGCCGGCGTCAACACGCCCTCGCGGCGCGTCGTCGTCCGCGACTGGCGGCGCTACGACGGTTCGGCCGGCGGGATGGCCCCGCTCTCGGTGCTCGAAGTCCACCAGATGATGGGACGGGCCGGTCGGCCGGGGCTCGACCCTTACGGCGAGGCGGTCCTCATCGCCAACAGCCACGACGAAGTGGACGAACTGTTCGAGCGGTACGTCTGGGCCGACCCCGAGCCGGTCCGGTCGAAACTGGCCGCCGAGCCGGCCCTGCGAACTCACATCCTCGCCACCGTCGCCTCCGGGTTCGCCCGCTCTCGGTCGGGGCTGCTGGAGTTTCTCGAACAGACGCTGTACGCCAGCCAGACCGACGAGGGCGGCCAGCTCGAACGGGTCGTCGACGACGTGCTCACCTACCTCCAGCGCAACGACTTCCTCGAAATCGAGAACGGGGAACTGGATGCCACCTCGCTGGGCCACACCGTCTCGCGGCTCTACCTGGACCCGATGAGCGCCGCCGAAATCGTCGACGGCCTCCGAGACTGGGAGCGACGCGGCGGCCGGTCGTCACCCGACGGCGACCGGGCGACGACGCCCGCCGAGAGCGGCTTCACCACGGCGAGCGAACTCGCCGAGGACGCCGACGGGGGCGACGCGGACCCGGGCGACATCCCCGCGCTGGGGCTGTACCACCTCGTCTCGCGCACGCCGGACATGTACCAGCTGTACCTCCGCTCGGGCGACCGCGAGGACTACGAGATGGAGCTGTTCGAGCGCGAAGCGGAGCTGCTCGGTCCCACGCCCTCGGAGTACGAGGAGGGGCGCTTCGAGGACTGGCTCTCGGCGCTGAAGACCGCCAGACTGCTCGAGGACTGGGCGACGGAGATCGACGAGGCGACCATCACGGACCGGTACGGCGTCGGTCCGGGCGACATCCGCGGGAAGGTCGAGACCGCCCAGTGGCTGCTGGGGGCCGCCGAATCGCTGGCCAGCGAGGTCGACCTGGACGCCGCGCGAGCCATCAGCGAGGCGCGCATCCGCGTCGAACACGGCGTCCGGGAGGAGTTGGTCGACCTGGCCGGCGTCCGCGGCGTCGGCCGCAAGCGCGCTCGCCGGCTGTTCCAGGCCGGTATCACCGACCGCGCCGAACTCCGGGACGCCGACAAGTCGGTCGTGCTGGCGGCGCTCCGGGGCCGCCGGAAGACGGCCGAGAACGTGCTGGAGAACGCCGGCCACCGGGACCCGTCGATGGAGGGCGTCGAGCCAGCCCAGGACGTGTCCGTCGACCTCGACGACGGCGAAACGGATACGAACGGCGACACCACGGCCGACGACGACCAGTCGAGCCTGGGTGATTTCTGA
- a CDS encoding MaoC/PaaZ C-terminal domain-containing protein: protein MPPVEAGETFTETRTFRPEDVDQFAALSGDDQARHTDPDAAGRRMVQGLLTASLLTSIGGDLEVLASRMDLRFQRPVYTGQPLVCELTVASVDPRPDGGVDIVGDVTVRRVDRGDDAGGPADTNQAAGTVVLEATVEGIIRE from the coding sequence ATGCCTCCCGTCGAAGCCGGCGAGACGTTCACCGAGACGCGGACGTTCCGCCCCGAAGACGTCGACCAGTTCGCCGCCCTCTCCGGCGACGACCAGGCCCGCCACACCGACCCCGACGCGGCGGGGCGGCGGATGGTCCAGGGGTTGCTCACCGCGTCACTGCTTACCAGCATCGGCGGGGACCTCGAAGTGCTCGCCTCGCGGATGGACCTGCGGTTCCAGCGGCCGGTGTACACCGGCCAGCCGCTTGTCTGTGAACTGACGGTGGCGAGCGTCGACCCGCGGCCGGACGGCGGCGTCGATATCGTCGGCGACGTGACTGTCCGGCGCGTCGACCGCGGCGACGACGCCGGTGGTCCAGCAGACACGAACCAGGCCGCCGGAACCGTCGTCCTCGAAGCGACCGTCGAGGGAATAATCAGGGAATGA
- a CDS encoding oxidoreductase: MTALETPLSIGGVDVPNRLYRAPVLECAGNGQGAVDTLVDELEPTAASGVGLLFQGASIVTDRGGCAAPNMTRVHDPAFVERLARLTGAVHDHGGRIFLQLAHGGLRSMATWHAEYRRKHPDQRQLAVSRPPWQLRALDRAGLISLRPDVLSTAAVWDLAEQFGRCAGYAVDAGYDGIHLSAANMSLVQQFLSPFYNRRDDEFGDGVRFLEAVHDAVRDHAGDVPLVTKVPAETAAPSFVRRHLSRADGVTIAERAAEIGYDGLVPVEVSPFWDMSIVRGAFPDRAWAASDLQDDYAAVFGGRLRARAVRLLNRLQARRFGRDPGWNAAFCRAVRERVDVPVLLEGGLRTRADCDRFLGAAGAAPAADAVGMARPFYAEPRLGARLLDGGDALCESCNNCTVPQVTGEPGRCRTPAVVREQARLRRDGAYERSE, from the coding sequence GTGACCGCGCTGGAGACGCCGCTGTCCATCGGCGGCGTCGACGTCCCAAACCGACTGTACCGCGCACCGGTACTGGAGTGTGCCGGCAACGGCCAGGGGGCCGTCGACACGCTCGTCGACGAACTCGAGCCGACGGCTGCCTCCGGCGTCGGCCTCCTCTTTCAGGGCGCGAGCATCGTCACCGACCGCGGCGGCTGTGCCGCGCCGAACATGACGCGGGTCCACGACCCGGCCTTCGTCGAGCGGCTCGCCCGGCTCACCGGCGCGGTCCACGACCACGGGGGTCGAATCTTCCTCCAACTGGCCCACGGCGGCCTCCGGAGCATGGCGACCTGGCACGCCGAATACCGTCGAAAGCACCCGGACCAGCGTCAGCTCGCCGTCAGCCGCCCGCCTTGGCAGCTCCGGGCGCTCGACCGTGCCGGGCTGATTTCGCTCCGGCCGGACGTGCTCTCGACCGCGGCGGTGTGGGACCTGGCCGAGCAGTTCGGGCGGTGTGCCGGCTACGCCGTCGACGCCGGCTACGACGGCATCCACCTCTCGGCGGCGAACATGAGCCTGGTACAGCAGTTCCTCTCGCCGTTCTACAACCGCCGGGACGACGAGTTCGGCGACGGCGTCCGCTTCCTCGAAGCGGTCCACGACGCCGTCCGGGACCACGCCGGTGACGTCCCGCTGGTCACGAAGGTCCCAGCAGAGACCGCTGCGCCGAGTTTCGTTCGAAGGCACCTCTCCAGAGCGGACGGCGTGACCATCGCCGAGCGGGCGGCGGAAATCGGCTACGACGGCCTCGTTCCGGTCGAAGTCTCGCCGTTCTGGGACATGAGCATCGTCCGCGGCGCGTTCCCCGACCGGGCCTGGGCGGCCAGCGACCTGCAGGACGACTACGCGGCGGTCTTCGGCGGCCGACTCCGGGCGCGCGCCGTTCGGCTGCTCAACAGACTGCAGGCCCGCCGGTTCGGCCGCGACCCGGGCTGGAACGCCGCGTTCTGCCGGGCGGTCCGCGAGCGCGTGGACGTGCCGGTCCTGCTGGAGGGCGGGCTGCGGACGCGTGCCGACTGCGACCGGTTTCTCGGCGCGGCCGGGGCCGCCCCGGCCGCTGACGCCGTCGGGATGGCTCGCCCGTTCTACGCCGAACCACGGCTCGGCGCGCGACTGCTCGACGGCGGGGACGCGCTGTGTGAGAGCTGTAACAACTGCACCGTCCCGCAGGTCACCGGCGAACCGGGCCGGTGTCGGACGCCGGCCGTCGTCCGCGAGCAGGCCCGGCTCCGGCGGGACGGCGCGTACGAGCGGTCGGAGTGA
- the cgi121 gene encoding KEOPS complex subunit Cgi121 — MEVVEGTAAIDDVGAFVETLGAIGGRHGVTVQAFDARYVADREHLELAVELATRAHGRGDGIADDFGVEILLYAAGRRQINRALTMGVGEGACPVVAVVVDPAEAISHVGDGGQEDIDAAADEVRAHLTPASTLGEYDEARVRSFFDVTDAELAATAGGLPDAVRERVALLPVEK, encoded by the coding sequence ATGGAGGTCGTCGAGGGCACCGCCGCCATCGACGACGTGGGCGCGTTCGTGGAGACGCTCGGCGCAATCGGTGGCCGCCACGGCGTCACGGTGCAGGCGTTCGACGCCCGCTACGTCGCGGACCGCGAACACCTCGAACTGGCTGTCGAACTCGCCACGCGGGCCCACGGTCGAGGCGACGGAATTGCCGACGACTTCGGCGTCGAGATACTGCTGTACGCGGCCGGTCGCCGCCAGATAAACCGCGCGCTGACGATGGGCGTCGGCGAAGGGGCCTGTCCCGTCGTGGCCGTGGTCGTCGACCCTGCTGAGGCTATTTCCCACGTAGGTGACGGTGGGCAGGAAGACATCGACGCAGCCGCCGACGAGGTCCGCGCCCACCTCACGCCCGCGTCGACGCTCGGCGAGTACGACGAGGCGCGCGTCCGGTCGTTCTTCGACGTGACCGACGCCGAACTCGCCGCGACGGCCGGCGGCCTTCCCGACGCCGTCCGGGAGCGCGTCGCGCTGTTGCCGGTCGAGAAGTAG
- a CDS encoding ferredoxin: MRIEYDYDTCIGMFQCVAEWDAFERDEDAGKAVLADSEEREADVFVRDVPDDAELDAKFAARTCPVDAITVYDDDGEQLIP; this comes from the coding sequence ATGCGAATCGAGTACGACTACGACACCTGTATCGGGATGTTCCAGTGTGTCGCGGAGTGGGACGCCTTCGAGCGCGACGAGGACGCCGGCAAGGCCGTGCTGGCGGACAGCGAGGAACGCGAAGCGGACGTGTTCGTCCGGGACGTGCCCGACGACGCCGAACTGGACGCGAAGTTCGCCGCCCGGACCTGTCCGGTCGACGCCATCACCGTCTACGACGACGACGGCGAACAGCTCATTCCCTGA
- a CDS encoding alpha/beta fold hydrolase, with product MTTGITSERVELSVDGEDVAIHYRTGGEGPPLVFLHGIGLDAATVSWRHALPALAPERTVYALDLPGHGDSDKPDRPYTTDYYLETLAEFIDALGIEEPALAGLSMGGAIALGHALDGGPVERLVLVDSYGLGADAYWRTAASSVLQTPILGNMLWQGVGSSRPAIRNSLRSMGAGEPPQQLVEDIDRAVDRGTVRAMRRWQRSEFQWCGFRTDYSDRLEEIDVPTMLIHGAVDPLLPRRWSEQAAGTVSDSTLKIFDDCGHCPPREHPERFNRAVRAFC from the coding sequence ATGACTACAGGGATTACGTCCGAACGCGTCGAACTGTCCGTCGACGGCGAGGACGTTGCCATCCACTACCGGACCGGCGGCGAGGGGCCGCCGTTGGTGTTCCTCCACGGCATCGGGCTGGACGCCGCCACCGTCTCGTGGCGACACGCGCTCCCCGCGCTCGCGCCGGAACGGACCGTCTACGCGCTCGATTTGCCCGGTCACGGCGACAGCGACAAACCCGACCGCCCGTACACGACCGACTACTACCTGGAGACCCTCGCCGAGTTCATCGACGCGCTCGGCATCGAGGAGCCTGCGCTGGCCGGCCTCTCGATGGGCGGCGCAATCGCGCTCGGCCACGCGCTCGACGGCGGCCCAGTCGAGCGGCTGGTGTTGGTCGACAGCTACGGGCTGGGGGCCGACGCCTACTGGCGGACGGCGGCCAGCAGCGTCCTGCAGACGCCGATACTCGGCAACATGCTCTGGCAGGGTGTGGGGTCGTCCCGGCCGGCCATCCGGAACAGTCTCCGGAGCATGGGTGCCGGCGAGCCGCCACAGCAACTGGTCGAGGACATCGACCGCGCCGTCGACCGGGGAACCGTCCGGGCAATGCGACGCTGGCAGCGAAGCGAGTTCCAGTGGTGTGGCTTCCGGACCGACTACTCCGACCGCTTAGAGGAAATCGACGTGCCGACGATGCTGATTCACGGGGCCGTCGACCCGCTGCTCCCCCGCCGGTGGTCCGAGCAGGCCGCCGGGACGGTTTCCGATAGCACGCTGAAAATATTCGACGACTGCGGGCACTGCCCGCCGCGGGAACACCCCGAGCGATTCAACCGGGCCGTCCGCGCGTTCTGTTGA